From the Pseudomonas baltica genome, one window contains:
- the rplN gene encoding 50S ribosomal protein L14 yields the protein MIQTQSMLDVADNSGARRVMCIKVLGGSHRRYAGIGDIIKVTVKEAIPRGKVKKGQVMTAVVVRTRHGVRRADGSIIRFDGNAAVLLNNKQEPIGTRIFGPVTRELRTEKFMKIVSLAPEVL from the coding sequence CATGCTCGATGTGGCCGATAACAGTGGCGCTCGTCGCGTTATGTGCATCAAGGTACTCGGCGGTTCGCACCGTCGTTACGCTGGTATCGGTGACATCATCAAGGTGACCGTGAAGGAAGCAATTCCTCGCGGCAAGGTGAAGAAAGGTCAAGTGATGACTGCTGTTGTAGTCCGCACTCGCCACGGCGTTCGTCGTGCTGACGGCTCTATCATCCGCTTCGATGGCAACGCTGCTGTTCTGTTGAACAACAAGCAAGAGCCAATCGGTACCCGTATCTTTGGGCCAGTGACCCGTGAACTTCGTACTGAGAAGTTCATGAAGATCGTCTCGCTCGCCCCAGAAGTTCTGTAA
- the rplX gene encoding 50S ribosomal protein L24, with protein MQKIRRDDEIIVIAGKDKGKRGKVLKVLADDRLVVGGVNLVKRHTKPNPMSGVQGGIVEKEAPLHASNVAIFNGETNKADRVGFKVEEGKKIRVFKSTQKAVDA; from the coding sequence ATGCAAAAGATTCGTCGTGACGACGAGATCATCGTGATCGCCGGCAAAGACAAAGGTAAGCGCGGTAAGGTGCTGAAGGTTCTCGCTGACGACCGTCTGGTCGTTGGTGGTGTAAACCTGGTCAAGCGTCATACCAAGCCTAACCCGATGTCGGGCGTACAGGGCGGTATCGTCGAGAAAGAAGCGCCATTGCACGCTTCTAACGTCGCCATTTTCAACGGCGAAACCAACAAGGCTGACCGCGTTGGTTTCAAAGTAGAAGAAGGCAAAAAAATTCGTGTCTTCAAGTCGACCCAAAAAGCGGTTGATGCTTGA